The Nitrospira sp. CR1.1 sequence GAATGAGATCCGTGGTGTAACCGGAATTTTTAGCATGGGGGAAGGAGGAAACATGGCGAGGCAGAACGTTTCGACCGGGGGACCCTGGGAAGGCAAAATCGGCTATTCGCGCGCGGTGCGCGTCGGCCAATCCGTGCAGGTCTCCGGCACGACTGCGATGACGGGATCGGGACTCGTGGGAAAGGATGATCCCTATGCGCAGACCATTCAGGCCTTGAAGACGATTGAAGCGGCGCTCGTGCAGGCCGGCGCATCGATCGCGGATGTGGTGCGAACGCGCATTTATATGGCCAATATCGATCAATGGCAGGAAGTCGGCCGCGCGCATGGCGAAATCTTCGGGGCGATCAGGCCTGCGACCACCATGGTGGAGGTGAAGCGCCTGATTGATCCGGACATGCTGGTTGAAATCGAGGCCGACGCCATCGTTGCCTGACCTGGTGCGGATATGCTCCGCCAGCGGCGTGCTCGCATGGCATGAACGTTCTACGGATCGGGCAAGGATGCGTCACCTTCGGGACATGGCCGGCTCCCCGTCCCGACGGTGTTCACAAACGCGGTGCTCATTCAGTTTCGCGCCGTGGACCTCGCTGCGGCCTTGCTGGACCGCCGTGTTGCGCATCCGGTTGGCCATGCTGACGCCGACAGCGCAGGTGGATGGCGCATGGAGGGGTGGATGAGCAGAGTGTCGCCGGACATTGCCCATCTGCGCAGGATCGATCCGGTGATGAAGCGCTTGATCAGAGAGGTCGGCGCCTACGCCCTGCCGCCTCCCGCAAGACGCTCCCCGTTCGAGTCGCTGGTCCGCGCCATCGCCTACCAACAACTGCATGCGAAGGCCGCGGAGCGTATCCTCGCACGTTTCATCGCCTTGTGTCCTGGCCGTCGGTTTCCGCAGCCGGCGGATGTGCTGGCGTTAGCGCCGGAGAGCATTCGAGGAGCGGGGTTCTCCCGCGCGAAGATTGCCGCGCTGCAGGATTTGGCTGCGAAGACGGTCGACGGCACACTGCCGACCGCGGCCGTCATTCGCCGGCTCGATGATGACGCCATTGTCGAACGGCTGGTGGCGGTGCGGGGTATCGGCCGGTGGACCGCCGAAATGTTGCTGATCTTTCAACTGGGCCGTCCTGATGTCTTGCCGGTCGATGACTTTGGCGTGCGGAACGGATTCCGGATCGCCTACAACCAACGGGCGATGCCGACGCCTCAAGAACTGTTACGATATGGAGAACGCTGGCGGCCGTATCGCACCGCCGCTGCCTGGTACCTCTGGCGAGCGGCGGAACGTGGAAAGAAACGAAGGAGCGGGAGATTACAAGAGGTGCCAGCATGAGAGCGGCCCTGATCGTGTTCGACAACATGACCAGCCTGGATTTCGTCGGTTTCTACGATCCGCTCACCAGGCTCAAGTCCATGCGGATTCGGTCGGATTTCGAATGGAACATTTGCGCCTTACAGGAATCCGTGACGGACGATCGCGGATTGCGCGTCGGAGCCGATGCGCAGAAAGAGCCGCTGGCCAGCTACGATCTTCTGTTCGTGCCGGGAGGTATCGGAACGCGGACGTTGCAGCAAGAACCCGACTTTATCGAGTGGCTGCAGACATTCGATGCGACCAGATTGAAAGTCTCGGTGTGCACGGGATCGCTGCTGCTCGGCGCAGCCGGGTATCTCAAAGGAAAACGTGCGACGACTCACCCGACCTCCCTCAAAGAATTAGAACCTTATTGTGCAGCGGTGGAAGCGGCAAGAATCGTCGATGAGGGCGATGTCATCACGGCAGGCGGAGTCTCGGCGTCCATCGATGCTGGATTGTATGTTGTCGAACGGTTGGCTGGTTCGGAGGCACGGAATCGCATTACAAGGCAGATGGATTATCCCTATCAGTGGCATCCGTGCATGTGATCGAGGCTCCCATGGCCAATAAGAGCAAACGATTGGATGTAAACGTCGCGGGCAATTTCTATGTCGATGCCACCTGCATCAATTGCGATGCCTGCCGCCAGCTGGCCCCTTCCAGCTTCGAGGAGGTCGGAGACTACTCTGCCGTCCTGCATCAACCGGTCAGCGACCAGGAGACCAGGGAGGCCTACCGCGCCCTCCTCGCCTGCCCGACCGGTTCGATCGGAACTGAACAGAGCGACAACATCCTGCTACAGGCGGCCAAGGCCGACTTCCCGCTACCAGTCGAAGGTGATGTGTACTATTGCGGGTTCAATTCAGAAACGTCCTTTGGCGCGAACAGCTTCTTTGTACAGCATCCGGAGGGGAACTGGTTGATCGATTCGCCGCGGTATCTCAAATCGCTGGTCGAGGCCTTCGACCGGATGGGAGGCGTTGCGCAGATCTTCCTGACGCATGAAGACGACGTGGCTGATGCTGCTCGATACGCGCAGCGATTCGGAGCGAAACGAATCATTCATCGCGAAGATGCGCATGCGATGCCCGATGCAGAAGTGATCATCGATGGTGGGCATGCCCAATCCTATGGCGACCTGTTTCACATCATTCCCGTCCCCGGCCATACCGCAGGCAGCCTCTGTCTACTGTACCGGAACCGGTTCTTGTTTACGGGGGATCACCTCTGGTGGGAGCCGGAGACCAACGAGTTGGCCTCTCCGCGGCAATTGGTCTGGGACTCGGAGGCGTTGCGTCGATCCATTGAAACCCTGGCAGCCTACCCGTTCGAATGGGTGCTGGCCGGTCATGGAGGGCGGATACACTTGTCTCAACACGCGATGCGTGCAGCGCTCGACGATTTGCTCCTTCGCAGACAACGAGTTTGACGCTGACGCTCAGGCCGTTGCGGAGATCGGCTCCAGTCCCGGGATCTTTACCATCCCCACCGCATCCTGAATCGCCGTCATGACGGCCGGCCTCGCAAATCCTTTGCGCCAAGCCAGGGCGATGCGCCGCTCGGGCACCGGTTTCGTGAACTTCAACACGGCCAGCCTCTTGTTCAGATGTCGGCTGGTGACGGCGCTGCAGGGCATCACAGTAATGCCGAGCCCTGACGCGACCATCTGCCGAATCGTCTCCAGCGAATTCCCCTGCAACCCTTCCGAATCCGATCGGCTTAGTTCCGGACAGGCCTCCAGCACTTGGTGCCTGAAACAATGACCTGCATGGGGCAGCAGGACGCGTTCACTGGTCATGGCCGAGGGATCGATTGTCCCCTTTTTTGCCAGCCGATGATCCGCGGGTACGACGGCCTTGAACGGTTCATCATACAGGGGCTGCACCAGGATGCCCGGCTCCTCAAACGGCAGGGCGATCATGATGACGTCCAGTTTTCCGCTCTTCAACATGGCCGTCAGATTCACCGTTAAATTCTCCTCGATCTCCAGCGGCATCTCCGGCGCCCGCTTGTGGAGCAGGGGTACGAGGTCGGGTAGCAGATACGGGCCTACCGTCGCAATGGCGCCGAGCCGCAACGCTCCTACCAGCTGATTCTTGCCCTGGGCCGCGAGCAGTTTGATGTGATCCACTTCCTCAAGCACCCGCTGAGCCTGGTGCACGATCTGTTCTCCCAGTGGCGTGAGCACCGCCTGATTTCTGCGCCGCTCAAAGATCGCCACGCCCAATTCACCCTCCAACTTCTTGATGGCCAGACTCAATGCCGGTTGCGTCACGAAAGTTCGCTCGGCCGCCCGGCCAAAATGCCGTTCCTGCGCAAGGGCGACAATGTATTGCAGCTCGGTGAGCGTCATGGACCGGAAAGCCTCAATGATAAGCTTATCTAATCGTCTGGTAATACACTATCAATTGGACTGATGATTCCGCAACCGGTATCGTGCCGTCAATCAGATCGTAACCATGCAACAAGGAGGCGACGTATGCGACAGGTCGTAGCCCTCATAGGGATCGGGTGTTTCATGGTCCCGTTGCAGGGATGTGCTGCGCCGGCAAAACACGCCGGTCATGAGACGGTGACTTTTGCGGAAGACCAAGGCAGGGCTCTGCCAGATGACGCATTCGCCAAGAAGGTCGGACAACACCTAGATCGACAGGACCGGCCCGGTACGACGTTGATGTTTCGATGATCACTGTGTGACTCGCATCGAAAGGGAAAGGAGAAGGAGGAGCCATGGGAACGAGAAGGATGAGATGGGTCGCGGGGATGGCGGCAAGTGTCATGGTCGGGGCGATGGGCCTGGCGGCCACGAAAGTCATGGGTGATTCGTCTGCGCCGCCCCCTGGAGGTTCTATCGTGATCACGCAGACGGTGCCGCTGGGATTGGAGGATCCTGCGGCCTACATTCCTGCCGATAATCCGCAGACAGCCAAGAAGATCGAGCTGGGGCGAATTCTGTTTTTTGATAAGCGGCTGTCCAAGACCAACACCGTGGCCTGCGCGAACTGCCACATGCCTGGATTAGCGTTCACCGACGGACAGGCCGTCTCTATGGGAATCAATCGACTGCAGGGTGGTCGCAGCGCCCCCACAGCCATCAACCGCGTCTATAGCAAGGTGCAATTTTGGGATGGGCGCGCCCAGACTCTGGAAGAACAATCGACGGGGCCGTTTATCAATCCGGTGGAACATGGCTTTCTCGACTATGATGAAATGACGGCGAAGCTGAAAAAGTTGAGCGGCTATCGCAAGCTGTTCCAGGAAGTGTTTCACGACGAGATTACGGAGCCGAACATCGGCAAGGCGATCGCGAGTTTCCAGCGGACGCTGGTCTCTGGCAATAGTCCTGCCGACCGGTTTGACGTCGGCGGCGATGAGCAAGCTTTGAGCGATTCGGCCAAGCGAGGCCTCGAATTGTTCCGCGGCAAAGCCCGCTGCACGCGTTGCCACTCCGGCTTCAACTTCTCAGACGAGAAATTTCACAATCTCGGCATCGGCTGGGATACCAACAGCGTGGACTTGGGGCGCTACATGGTGACCAAGAATCCCGAAGACATCGGAGCCTTCAAGACGCCGACCTTGCGGGAAATTTCGCGCACCGCGCCGTACATGCACGACGGACGATTCGGAACGCTGGAGGAGGTGGTGGCCTTCTATAACCGGGGAGGAATTCCTAATCCACATCAGGACAATACGATCATTCCGCTTGAACTCACTGAATCGGAACAGCAGGAGGTGGCGGCCTTCTTGCGATCCCTGAACGGCGAAGGCTGGCAGCAGGTGACGGCGCCTATCCAGTTCCCCCAGTAACGGAGGCGTCCGGGATGAGAAGGGCCCCGGTCTTCAGACCCCGGTCCTTCTCGTCGGACGACTGAGCCTGCTTGCAAATGCCTATCCGGTACGGGTAACAGAGAGGATGATCATGAACTCTGTGCCGTTGCCGGTACCCTTGTGATGATGACTGCCGTTTCCCGCTGGATCGACCGCAATATCCTGGAACTCGCCCGCGACTTCCAACTGTCCTATTTGCCCCCGCTCATGGTCTACATGGCTGCGGGTATTTCCGGGCTCACCGGCATCGTCGGCACATTCTTTGTGAAAGATTATCTGGGCTTGTCCGCCGCCTTTCTTGCGGCATTGGGATTTTGGGCCGGCATTCCCTGGGCGCTCAAAATGCCGTTCGGACATCTGGTTGATCTGCTGTGGCGATGGAAGAGCCTGCTCGTGTATGCCGGCGCGGGAGTGATTACCGCCAGTCTGTTGATCATGGTCGGTTTGATCGGTCATCGCGAGGCCATGATCGCCGTCATGCCGGCTGAAGTCTGGTACGTGCTGAGCGCGCTTCTGGCCCCGATCGGGTATGTGATTCAGGACACGGTCGCCGATGCCATGACGGTTGAGGCTGTTCCGAGGGTCGATGAGCGAGGCCTCCCTATCGACGAAGCCAGGCTGAAGCTGATGCACACGACCATGCAGACGCTGGGACGTGTGGCCATCATCAGCGGTGGGATTGTGGTGGCGCTCATCAATCTGTACCTGTTCATGGGTGTCGAGAATCTGCCGAAGGAACAAGTCGCGGAAATTTATCAGCAAGTCTATCTCCTGGCCCTGACCATACCGGCCGTATCGGTGCTCGGCGTGATTACCGCGTCGATTCTCCGCCTGCGAGCCAAACGGCGGTTTCTCAGCCAGGGCATGACCTCCGCCCAGGTTGCCGCGTTGCTGGATAGGCCAGCAGAACCGACCCAGCCTAATTGGTGGATTCTCGGAGGCAGCCTGCTGTTCGTCTTGTTTACCCTGACCGTGGGAATGGCGGATTTTCCGTTCAATGAAGAAATCGTCTTCGCGGGATCGATGGCCATCGTGTCGGTCTTGATGGTCCGCCTGACTCGCGAACTGGCTCCCGACGCCAGGCATGTGCTCGTCGGCACGGCGTTGGTGGTGTTCGTGTTTCGTGCGGTGCCGGGGCCCGGCGAAGGCGCGACCTGGTGGATGATCGACAAGCTGAAATTCGATCAGCAGTTTCTGTCGGTGTTGTCGCTCATCGGCAGCGCGTTGACGCTCGCGGGCATGTTTCTCTTTCGCCGGTTTATGGCGGAACGGTCTATTGCCTATGTCGTCGGGTTTTTGACGGTGGCAGCCTTTCTCCTCGGGCTTCCCATTGTCAGCATGTATTACGGACTTCACGAATGGACCGCGGCGCTGACCGGCGGCGTGGTGGATGCGCGCTTCATCGCATTGATCAATACCGCGCTGGAATCGCCGCTGGGACAAATCTCCATGATTCCCATGTTGGCCTGGATTGCGAACTCTGCGCCGGCTAATCTCAAGGCCACCTATTTTGCCGTGATGGCCTCCTTTACCAATCTTGCGTTGTCGCTCAGCCAGCTCGGGACGAAATATCTGAACGAGCTGTTTGTGGTGACTCGGGAGGTACGGGATCCGGTCACCAACGCGATTCAGACGCCCGACGATTACGGTCAGTTGGGAATGTTGCTGATCGTGCAAGCGGTGTTAGGTCTGGCGCTCCCCTTCGCGGCCATTCTCTTTGCGCGGTTCTCGCGTTTCCGGAGTGCCTGAGCGGGAGGACATCATCGGCTATGAATCCGTTTGACTTCTTGGCCGAGCATGGTTCGTCGGTGCTGTTCTGGGTGATCTTCGTCGAGCAGATTGGCTTCCCCCTTCCCGCCATTCCGCTCCTTGTTGCCGCTGGCGCTCTGGTTGGGGCTGGAAAAATGAGCCTTGCCACGGCCTTGTTGGTACCGGTTACCGCCTCTCTTCCACCGGACCTCGCCTGGTATTACCTGGGTCGTCGCAAGGGCGGAAAAGTGCTGGGGTTTCTCTGCCGCCTGTCGCTGGAACCGGATTCCTGCGTGCGGGATACGGAGACTGTGTTTCACCGGAACGGGCCTCGCGGATTGCTGCTGGCCAAATTCATCCCGGGTTTGAGCACCGTGGCGCCGCCGCTGGCTGGTATTGTCGGCATGCCTGCGGCGATGTTTGTCGTGTACGATATCGCCGGCACCTTGATCTGGGCGGCGGTCAGCGCCGGAGTTGGCGCGTTGTTCAGCGATCAGTTGGAACAGCTCGCCGGGCTGTTCGACCAGGCCGGCGGCCTGATGCTCGTCATCCTTCTCCTGGGTTTCGCCGGATTTCTCGCCTACAAGTTCTATCACCGGCAGAGGTTTTTGCGACATCTGCGCATGGCGAAAATTTCCGTGGATGAGCTCAAGCGGCGTATGGACGCCGGGGAGGCCATCAGTGTGGTTGATGTCCGGCATCCGCTGTCACTCGACCGTGATTCCGAGAGCATCCCGGGATCCATCAACTTTACCTTGGAAGAGATCGAGCATCGACATCACGAAATCCCGCGCGACCGCGATATCGTGCTGTACTGCGCCTGTCCGAACGAAGTCTCCAGCGCCAGAACGGCATTTTTGCTCAAGAAAAAGGGCATTCACCGGGTGCGGCCGCTGGAAGGAGGGCTGAATGCCTGGCGGGAACGCAACTTCCCCGTGGAGCGAAGGATGCATACCTGATCGGGTGAGTGAGTTCGTGGACTGTTCCGGCGAGGAAAGGGCGATGCCTATGGCAAGGCCGATGATTTCAGTGATCGCCGCAGGAGTGCTGCTCTGTGGCTGGGTGGAAGCAGGCGCATGGAGAGACTGGAAGACAGGCGCAGATGTAACCGGTATCCGGCAGGTGAAAAGTGCGTCGCGTCAGAAGACTGCAGGCGTGAAGTACAAGGTCGTCGGTGTGTTTCAGCGGGAGAAACAGTTTATCGGCGGCTCTGCCGTGGCCGATGTCACCGAGCAGGTAGAATTCGAATTTTTCTGGCCGCTGGAAGAAGGGGCGCAGCCCAAGGTGCTGCCGAATATTCCGACGAAAGTGGACAACCTTCGTGATGGTTCGGCGGTCTGCCCGGCGCCGGTGCTTAAGGGTACTTATGAACACTTCGATCTCAAGAGCATTACGGTGATCGGAACGATGTTCGGTTTGATCGGAGAGCGGAGAACCCCGGACATGGAT is a genomic window containing:
- a CDS encoding RidA family protein; the encoded protein is MARQNVSTGGPWEGKIGYSRAVRVGQSVQVSGTTAMTGSGLVGKDDPYAQTIQALKTIEAALVQAGASIADVVRTRIYMANIDQWQEVGRAHGEIFGAIRPATTMVEVKRLIDPDMLVEIEADAIVA
- a CDS encoding DNA-3-methyladenine glycosylase 2 family protein, whose product is MSRVSPDIAHLRRIDPVMKRLIREVGAYALPPPARRSPFESLVRAIAYQQLHAKAAERILARFIALCPGRRFPQPADVLALAPESIRGAGFSRAKIAALQDLAAKTVDGTLPTAAVIRRLDDDAIVERLVAVRGIGRWTAEMLLIFQLGRPDVLPVDDFGVRNGFRIAYNQRAMPTPQELLRYGERWRPYRTAAAWYLWRAAERGKKRRSGRLQEVPA
- a CDS encoding DJ-1/PfpI family protein, translating into MRAALIVFDNMTSLDFVGFYDPLTRLKSMRIRSDFEWNICALQESVTDDRGLRVGADAQKEPLASYDLLFVPGGIGTRTLQQEPDFIEWLQTFDATRLKVSVCTGSLLLGAAGYLKGKRATTHPTSLKELEPYCAAVEAARIVDEGDVITAGGVSASIDAGLYVVERLAGSEARNRITRQMDYPYQWHPCM
- a CDS encoding MBL fold metallo-hydrolase; amino-acid sequence: MANKSKRLDVNVAGNFYVDATCINCDACRQLAPSSFEEVGDYSAVLHQPVSDQETREAYRALLACPTGSIGTEQSDNILLQAAKADFPLPVEGDVYYCGFNSETSFGANSFFVQHPEGNWLIDSPRYLKSLVEAFDRMGGVAQIFLTHEDDVADAARYAQRFGAKRIIHREDAHAMPDAEVIIDGGHAQSYGDLFHIIPVPGHTAGSLCLLYRNRFLFTGDHLWWEPETNELASPRQLVWDSEALRRSIETLAAYPFEWVLAGHGGRIHLSQHAMRAALDDLLLRRQRV
- a CDS encoding LysR family transcriptional regulator: MTLTELQYIVALAQERHFGRAAERTFVTQPALSLAIKKLEGELGVAIFERRRNQAVLTPLGEQIVHQAQRVLEEVDHIKLLAAQGKNQLVGALRLGAIATVGPYLLPDLVPLLHKRAPEMPLEIEENLTVNLTAMLKSGKLDVIMIALPFEEPGILVQPLYDEPFKAVVPADHRLAKKGTIDPSAMTSERVLLPHAGHCFRHQVLEACPELSRSDSEGLQGNSLETIRQMVASGLGITVMPCSAVTSRHLNKRLAVLKFTKPVPERRIALAWRKGFARPAVMTAIQDAVGMVKIPGLEPISATA
- a CDS encoding c-type cytochrome; translated protein: MGTRRMRWVAGMAASVMVGAMGLAATKVMGDSSAPPPGGSIVITQTVPLGLEDPAAYIPADNPQTAKKIELGRILFFDKRLSKTNTVACANCHMPGLAFTDGQAVSMGINRLQGGRSAPTAINRVYSKVQFWDGRAQTLEEQSTGPFINPVEHGFLDYDEMTAKLKKLSGYRKLFQEVFHDEITEPNIGKAIASFQRTLVSGNSPADRFDVGGDEQALSDSAKRGLELFRGKARCTRCHSGFNFSDEKFHNLGIGWDTNSVDLGRYMVTKNPEDIGAFKTPTLREISRTAPYMHDGRFGTLEEVVAFYNRGGIPNPHQDNTIIPLELTESEQQEVAAFLRSLNGEGWQQVTAPIQFPQ
- a CDS encoding sulfurtransferase, whose amino-acid sequence is MNPFDFLAEHGSSVLFWVIFVEQIGFPLPAIPLLVAAGALVGAGKMSLATALLVPVTASLPPDLAWYYLGRRKGGKVLGFLCRLSLEPDSCVRDTETVFHRNGPRGLLLAKFIPGLSTVAPPLAGIVGMPAAMFVVYDIAGTLIWAAVSAGVGALFSDQLEQLAGLFDQAGGLMLVILLLGFAGFLAYKFYHRQRFLRHLRMAKISVDELKRRMDAGEAISVVDVRHPLSLDRDSESIPGSINFTLEEIEHRHHEIPRDRDIVLYCACPNEVSSARTAFLLKKKGIHRVRPLEGGLNAWRERNFPVERRMHT